The DNA region TAACAGTGGAATATCCATTGACCAAATCATAACTCATAATATTGACATTGTCTACCATGGGCATGATTTTTTTCCATTCTACAGAAGAGTCTAAATAACTCTGAAAGCCACCAGCTGCAAAACTAATTTGATAACTATTGCCCAATGTTTGGCGTAAAGTTTCAATTAAAGACGTAAAATTTGGTTTGTCTGCAGCTTGAAATTTGTGTCCAGGAAATCCTTGAATTGTTGGATATTCCCAATCTAAATCAATCCCATCGGAATGAAAATATTCACTTATTTCTTTCACTGAATTAGCAAAACTTTCTCTGCCATTTGGTGTAGAAAATCCTTCCGAACAAGGTGCACAAGCACTCCAACCACCCATGGATAGTAAGATTTTCAACTTTGGATGCGTCTTTTTTAATTCTACTAAATGCTTGATTGTTGCGGAATCTTTGGCATTTTCAATATGAAATTTATTATTTTTTAAGTGTCCGAATGAGAAAATAATTTCATCCAATTCGTTTACATCGTATTTATCAATGAGATTTTTATCGCCCGTATAATAAGCGATAATTTTTGGCTTTTGCGCCATACTTATTTGCGTAATAGTCATACCTATTGCTGCAAATAATAAATGTTTTAGTTTCATGCGTATCAATTTTTTGCCTTTCAAATATAAACTACAATTGTTAAGGTTCATTGCGTATTCGGATTTATCACAATATTTTAGGAAATTGCAGTATGATTTCTTTTCCTATTTTTTTGGATAATAATGCGACAACCAAGCTAGATCCTTTAGTTTTAGCGGCGATGATGCCCTATTTAACCGACAACTATGGTAATGCTGCAAGTGTGCAACATTCCTATGGTTGGGTGGCGGATGAGGCTGTAAAGATAGCTCGACAAGAAATTGCGACTACAATCAATGCCTTACCTCAAGAGATTGTATTCACTTCCGGAGCTACGGAAAGCGATAATCTGGCATTAAAAGGAGTGTGGGAAGCGTATAAATCTAAAGGAAATCATATTATAACGGTCTCGACAGAGCATAAGGCAGTCTTAGATAGTTGTGCCTACATACAGGCGCATGGTGGCGAAGTGACTTATCTGAATGTAGATGAAAATGGTCAAATAGATTTGGATGATTTACAAAAAAATATAAAGTCAACAACCATACTTATTGCCGTAATGTTTGCCAATAATGAAACTGGCGCATTACAACCCATTGAAAAAATTGGAGAAATCGCTCGCGCAAATAATGTTTTATTTTTCTGTGATGCTACCCAAGCAATAGGCAAAACTAAAATTGATGTTCAAAATTTAAATATAGATTTAATGGCGATGTCCGGACACAAAATTCACGGACCTAAAGGAATCGGTGCGCTATATTTGCGTAGACGTTCGCCTCGTGTAACTATTCTCGAACAAATGAATGGTGGTGATCATGAAAACGGTCGCAGAAGTGGTACCTTGAATGTACCTGGAATTGTAGGTATGGGAAAGGCTTTTTCTTTGGCTATGGATAATTTGGATATGGAAATTAGTCGACTAGAAAATTTGCGTGATGATATAGAAAATTTTATAGTTCAAAATATTCCTAATTGCCATGTTAATGGTAAAAAAAATAGATTGCCTCATGTAACAAATATATCTTTTTTTGAACCCAATAGTAATCAGTTATTAGCTGCGTTTCGCTCTAAATTAGCGGTGTCAGCAGGTAGTGCGTGTACTTCTGCTAAAAATGAACCAAGCTATGTACTTGAAGCGATGGGGTTGGGTGTAGAAGCTGCAAACAGTGCCATTCGAATTTCTTTGAGTAGATTTACTTCGAAGGAAGAAATTGATTTCGCCAAAGCTTTTATAGTAGAAACAGTGAAAGGTTTGCAACTATAATTGATGGTAAATTTCTTCAAAAGGGACGCGATATCTTTCTCCACGAATACCTTCATTACCCATTCGGATACCACAAGGAATGACCATGTTTATGCGAACTTTGCATGGTAATTTTAGTATGTTTTTTACTTTTCGACTATCAAATCCTTCTAATGGACAAGTGTCATATCCCTGTTCGGACATGGCGATCATAAAGGTTTGAGAAGCAAGCGCACAAGACTTTTGGACTACCGCATTCATTTCACTTTCGGTTACTTGATAAACGACACTTCTGAAAGGCGCAAGTAAATAGACAATCATTTTACGTAATAATCCGATCAGCCGAAATCCTCTACTATATAAAAATGGCATGAGCAAATTATAGTATCCATTGGCATCTTTTATACGTTTTTCATGTTTTGCTTTTGGACTATTACGCTCAATATTTTTCTTTTCAAATGCAAAAATCATTTTTGAACGTTTGCGATGTAAATCCTGTCTTGTCACAAATACTACGACTTGATCTGCTGTTTTTACGGAAGATTGATCAAAACATGCGGGTACTAATTTTTGTATTATTTCTTTGTTGGTAATATGATAAAATTCCCATAGTTGCATATTCGAACTATTGGGTGCTAAGGTGGCTAGCTCCAAACAATTCTTGACCTTTTCAATGTCCAAAGATTTTCTTTTATCAAAAAGTCTAACTGAACGACGAAAATTTAAAATTTCTTTTAATGTCATATTTGAAAATAAATAGGTGCAAGATGAAGGATCTTGCACTATAAATATTATTGCACATTATTTTCTAATGCGAGTAAAAAAGCATAATTCAATGCGATGTCTTTCAAGTAATCGAATCTACCAGATGCACCGCCATGTCCAAAATCCATATTGGTGTGCAGCAACAGAACATTGTGATCTGTTTTCAAATCTCGCAATTTCGCTACCCATTTTGCCGGTTCGAAATACTGTACTTGGCTATCATGCAACCCTGTCGTTACAAGCAAATTGGGATAATTTTTCTTTTCTACATTTTCATAAGGGGAATAACTTTTCATATAGTCATAGGCGGGTTTATTTTTCGGATTTCCCCATTCGTCAAACTCATTGGTTGTTAATGGAATGGATTCATCCAACATCGTATTCACTACGTCCACAAACGGCACTTGAGCAATAGCTCCATGAAATAAATTAGGTGCCATATTTACAACAGCCCCCATTAATAAACCACCTGCGCTACCACCTTGCGCATATAAATGTGCTGTATCCGTATATTTTTCTTGAATTAAATATTTCCCACAATCGATGAAGTCCGTAAATGTATTTTTCTTTTTCATTAATTTTCCATCCAAATACCATTGTCTCCCCATCTCTTGTCCACCTCTGATATGTGCAATCGCATAAGCAAATCCTCTATTCAATAAAGATAAGCGCGAACTATTAAACGTAGCATCAATACTATGACCATACGAACCATAAGCATATAGTAGGAGCGGGGCTTTGCCATTTTTTTGAAAATCCCTTTTGTATACTATGGAAATGGGAATAAGTGTACCGTCCGTCGCTTTTGCATACAATCTTTCTGCTGAATAATCATTTGGATTATATCCTCCCAACACCTCTTGAGTTTTGAGTGTAGTTTTCTTTTTGGTAGACATATCATAAGCAA from Rhizosphaericola mali includes:
- a CDS encoding glycoside hydrolase family 18 protein, whose translation is MKLKHLLFAAIGMTITQISMAQKPKIIAYYTGDKNLIDKYDVNELDEIIFSFGHLKNNKFHIENAKDSATIKHLVELKKTHPKLKILLSMGGWSACAPCSEGFSTPNGRESFANSVKEISEYFHSDGIDLDWEYPTIQGFPGHKFQAADKPNFTSLIETLRQTLGNSYQISFAAGGFQSYLDSSVEWKKIMPMVDNVNIMSYDLVNGYSTVTGHHTPLFSTKAKEESVDNAVQYLLKLGIPADKLVIGAAFYTRTWKDVPNIQNGLYQKGLPTDGADFQHYDTKLTTANGWKYYWDKKAQAPYWYNADKKLFASGDDLASVKAKTEYVKKYHLGGIMFWELVLDKPKNGMVQEMYNVINK
- a CDS encoding cysteine desulfurase family protein; translated protein: MISFPIFLDNNATTKLDPLVLAAMMPYLTDNYGNAASVQHSYGWVADEAVKIARQEIATTINALPQEIVFTSGATESDNLALKGVWEAYKSKGNHIITVSTEHKAVLDSCAYIQAHGGEVTYLNVDENGQIDLDDLQKNIKSTTILIAVMFANNETGALQPIEKIGEIARANNVLFFCDATQAIGKTKIDVQNLNIDLMAMSGHKIHGPKGIGALYLRRRSPRVTILEQMNGGDHENGRRSGTLNVPGIVGMGKAFSLAMDNLDMEISRLENLRDDIENFIVQNIPNCHVNGKKNRLPHVTNISFFEPNSNQLLAAFRSKLAVSAGSACTSAKNEPSYVLEAMGLGVEAANSAIRISLSRFTSKEEIDFAKAFIVETVKGLQL
- a CDS encoding nitroreductase family protein, whose translation is MTLKEILNFRRSVRLFDKRKSLDIEKVKNCLELATLAPNSSNMQLWEFYHITNKEIIQKLVPACFDQSSVKTADQVVVFVTRQDLHRKRSKMIFAFEKKNIERNSPKAKHEKRIKDANGYYNLLMPFLYSRGFRLIGLLRKMIVYLLAPFRSVVYQVTESEMNAVVQKSCALASQTFMIAMSEQGYDTCPLEGFDSRKVKNILKLPCKVRINMVIPCGIRMGNEGIRGERYRVPFEEIYHQL